The following proteins come from a genomic window of Sphaerisporangium rubeum:
- a CDS encoding ABC transporter ATP-binding protein: MSISPLSLPQPPQKAPEFGRDALVVCESLVRIYQSGSVEVQALQGLDLVVESGEMIAIVGASGSGKSTLLSILAGIDAPTAGRARVDRWNLLAMSRADRVHYRRHTVGFVRQQTSSNLLPYLTARQMIDLPMTAARTPARTRRERAVELLDTLGVGACADRRPGQMSGGQQMRVAIAVALANSPRVLLADEPTGELDTATSAEVFAALRDVNRHFGVTVVIVTHDPEVSGQVERTVAIRDGRTSTEVLRRTATGDDGGTHVIAEEYAVMDRAGRVQVPRDYREALALTRRVRLALESDHVTIHPDLDGDA, from the coding sequence ATGTCCATCTCGCCGCTGTCCCTGCCGCAGCCACCCCAGAAGGCACCGGAGTTCGGACGGGACGCGCTGGTCGTCTGCGAGAGCCTCGTGCGCATCTACCAGTCCGGCTCGGTCGAGGTGCAGGCGCTGCAGGGGCTCGACCTGGTCGTCGAGAGCGGCGAGATGATCGCCATCGTCGGCGCGTCCGGCTCGGGCAAGTCGACCCTGCTGTCCATCCTCGCCGGCATCGACGCGCCGACCGCGGGCCGTGCGCGCGTCGACCGGTGGAACCTGCTGGCCATGTCACGGGCCGACCGCGTGCACTACCGGCGGCACACCGTCGGGTTCGTCCGGCAGCAGACGTCATCCAACCTCCTGCCGTACCTCACCGCCAGGCAGATGATCGACCTGCCGATGACGGCGGCCCGCACCCCGGCTCGCACACGCCGCGAACGCGCCGTCGAGCTGCTCGACACCCTCGGCGTCGGGGCCTGCGCCGACCGCCGTCCCGGCCAGATGTCCGGCGGACAGCAGATGCGGGTCGCCATCGCGGTGGCCCTCGCCAACAGTCCGCGCGTGCTGCTGGCCGACGAACCGACCGGCGAGCTGGACACCGCGACCTCCGCCGAGGTCTTCGCCGCGTTACGCGACGTCAACCGGCACTTCGGCGTCACCGTCGTCATCGTCACCCACGATCCCGAGGTCAGCGGCCAGGTCGAGCGGACCGTCGCGATCCGGGACGGACGCACCAGCACCGAGGTGCTGCGCCGCACCGCCACCGGCGACGACGGCGGCACCCACGTCATCGCCGAGGAGTACGCCGTGATGGACCGCGCGGGACGGGTCCAGGTGCCCCGTGACTACCGTGAGGCGCTCGCGCTGACCAGACGGGTCCGGCTGGCCCTCGAATCCGACCATGTCACGATCCACCCCGACCTCGACGGTGACGCGTGA
- a CDS encoding ATP-binding cassette domain-containing protein — MTAGPLLTVRGVNRRFGSGPTAVHALRDVEFDVEAGTMVALVGRSGSGKTTLLNVIGGLDRPDAGTVHVDGTEVTALDEDGLSRLRREKVAYVFQTFGLIPVLSAAENVGAPLRLARVAPEERERRVELLLDLVGLADHAQQRPGELSGGQQQRVAIARALAASPRLLIADEPTGQLDAETGLAVMALLRGVVESEGVTVLVSTHDPVMIALADRTIHISDGRLDEQKDDA; from the coding sequence GTGACCGCCGGGCCGCTGCTCACCGTACGCGGCGTCAACCGGCGTTTCGGGTCCGGTCCCACCGCTGTGCACGCGCTGCGTGACGTGGAGTTCGACGTCGAGGCCGGCACCATGGTCGCTCTGGTCGGCCGCTCCGGCTCGGGAAAGACCACCCTGCTCAACGTCATCGGCGGCCTCGACCGTCCCGACGCCGGCACCGTCCACGTCGACGGCACCGAGGTCACCGCGCTCGACGAGGACGGCCTGTCCCGGCTGCGGCGCGAGAAGGTCGCCTACGTGTTCCAGACGTTCGGCCTGATCCCGGTGCTGTCCGCCGCGGAGAACGTCGGAGCACCGCTGCGGCTGGCCCGCGTCGCGCCGGAGGAACGCGAACGCCGCGTCGAGCTGCTGCTCGACCTCGTCGGCCTCGCCGACCACGCGCAGCAGCGGCCCGGCGAGCTCTCCGGCGGTCAGCAGCAGCGCGTGGCGATCGCACGCGCGCTCGCCGCCTCACCTCGGCTGCTCATCGCCGACGAACCGACCGGTCAGCTCGACGCGGAGACCGGCCTCGCCGTGATGGCCCTGCTGCGCGGGGTCGTGGAGTCCGAAGGCGTCACGGTGCTGGTCTCCACCCACGACCCCGTCATGATCGCCTTGGCCGACCGGACCATCCACATCAGCGACGGCCGCCTGGACGAGCAGAAGGACGACGCATGA